The Paenibacillus mucilaginosus 3016 genome includes the window ATCGAATTAAAAGAGTGTTATTTTGCACGGTTTCCTCCCGCGATTGTTAAAAAGCCCCCTTGCCCCGCGCCTCAGGATAAAAAAATGGTAATGATCCCGCTTCAAATTGACGATAATACAAAAACAGGAAGCCTAAACCACCGTCAGGGAGAGTGGGACCATGAACCCCAAAGAAGTAAAGATCATGTTATGCGACGATTCCCTTCTTGTCCGCAAAAAGCTGAAGAGCGCACTGGAAGAGCAGGGCTACACCGGCATTCTGGAGGCGTCCGACGGCCTGGAGGCCGTTGCGCTCTGCCGGGAGCAGAAGCCCGACCTCGTTCTTATGGATATTGTTATGCCCCGCAAGGACGGCATTGAAGCCCTAAAGGAAATCAAGGAATTCGACAAGAGCATCCATGTCGTGATGGTGTCCTCCGTGGGAACACAGGGCAACCTCATCAAGGCGCTGAAAGCCGGCGCGGATAACTTCATGCAGAAGCCCGTCACGATCGAAGCACTGAACGAGCTGATTCACAAAATGGCCCAGGATCGGAGAGAAGCGTGATGTTCGCACAATATTTTGGCCAATACCTGCTGTCTCAGGGGCACCTGACCTCCACCCAGCTCTATGAGGCGCTCACCGCCCAGAAGGATGCCAGACCGAAGCTCGGCGTCCTGGCCATCAACCACGGCTGGATGACCGGCTCCCAGGTGGAAGAAGTGCACGCGGAGCAGATGAGCCGCGACAAGCGCTTCGGGGAAATCGCCGTGGAGCAGGGCTACCTGACGGAAGAGCAGGTGCAGGAGCTGCTCCTGTCCCAGAAGAGCGAGCACCTTCTGCTCGGACAGACCCTCATCGACCAGGGGCTGATGACCTACGACTCGTTCTCTGAAGTACTGGGTGCGTTCAAGGAGGCCTACAGCCTATCCAGCGACCAGTTCTCCTCCATCCTGCAGGGCAATGTGGACGCACTGGTGTCCGCGGTCCTGCTCAAGGACGGGCTGCCGGCCGGCGAATGGCTCTCCGGGTATGTCTCTCTCTTCGCCAAGAACCTCATCCGCTTCGCGGATACGGGCGTCCGGCTCGAGATGGCGATTGCCCCCCGGCCGAGCGTGTACGACTGGGTCTTCTCCCAGGAGATCACCGCAGAGGGAACCGCGGAAGCCGGCTACACGGCTGTCGCGGGGAGCCAGGAATCGATGCTCCGCCTCGCCTCCCGTTTCGCCCAGGAGACGGATCTCCGCGCCGGACGAGCTGTTCGAAGCGGCGGCAGGCGAGCTGCTCAACCTGCACAACGGCATCTTCCTCGTCAATATGTCGGACCGCGGCACGGAGCTCAGCATGGAGCCGCAGCACACGGCCCGCTCCATCCCGGAAGACACGCTCGCCAAGCTTCAGGCGATCCGCATCTACGGTACGGATTATGAGGTCGATCTGCTCATCTCCGATCTGACTCCGCTGCTCCGTCAGCCGTCTTAGTCTTATATAGTAAGAAGAGAAAGAGCACGCCTTGCCCGATTTACAATAAGCCCCGCGCCGGTCCGGATGATGTATGTCCGGGGCGCAGGGCTTATTTGTGCTGCCGAGCCCCTGCGGATGTCCTCCCGGTTTCGGGTACCGCTCGAAGGCTTGCCGGCGCTTGATCTCCCGGAGATTGGTTTAAGTAACGGTAGAACCCCTTCCCTGTCCCTCACGGGGAAGCAGCCGAAACGACAATCTCCCAGGAAGTGGAGGATGCCCATGAACAAGCTTATCTCACTCACCTTAACCCTGGTCTTCCTGCTCGGTTCACCGGTGTCGGCCGCCGATGTGCCCCCCAAAAGCGGCGCAGTCCAGGATACGGCCGGAATGCTGTCCGGCAGGAGCCTGTCCGCGCTCGAACGCGCAGCCGAAGGCCCCTACTCCTTTCATGTTCTGACCGTCGAGAGCCTCCAGGGCCGCCCGGCCGATGCCTACGCCACCTCCGTCTACCGGGCATGGAACCTGCAGCGCGAGGACGTGCTCGTCCTCCTCTCGGAGAGCGACCGCCGCATCGAAGTCCAGTTCGAGAATCCCGGCCTGCAGCGCCGGCTCGATGCGCTGCCCGCCGACTACGACCGGGACGGGCTGCGCGAGAGCTCCATCGACGAGTGGGTCGGGGCGCACTTCCTGCCCCATGCCCAGCAGGGCGACTTTGCCGCCGGGCTGCTCGAGCTGATGCAGTCCGGCCAGCAGCTCGCCTCCTCCGTGCCGGCCACCGGCACCCCATCCGGGGCCGGCACGGCGGCCGGCGTGAGCCCGGGCTTCGGCGGGCTCCTGCCCCTGCTGGCCGGGGGCCTCGTCCTGCTGCTCGCCGGCTGGTTCGTCATGGCGCTGCTGAAGCGCCGCCGGCTCTCCGCGCTGCAGGAGGAGCTCACCGGATCGGCGAAGACGCTGATCGTCGAGATCAGCCGGACGCAGGAAGCGCTGACGCCGATCCGCGAGCTGTATCCCGGCGAGCGGACCAGCGAAGCCGCCGATCGGCTCGAGGAGGAGCTGACGGCGCTGTCGGCCGAAGTGCAGGGCCGCCTCGAGCGCATCAGCGGCTATGCCGTCCCGCTGCTCGGCGCAGGCTCGGCCGCACGGGACCTCGAGGCGGTGCGCGCGGAGCTGGCCGCCTTCCGCACCCGCTTCGAGGAGGCCCGCCGGGAGGTGGACCACCTTGCCGGACTCGACCGCTCCATCTCCGAGGAGATCGGGAAGCTGCAGAGCAAGGCGGCGGCGGCCGAGGCCCGGGTGGCGGAGCTTTCCGCCCGGCACGGCCTGCCGATGGACGAGCTGAAAGCGGACCTGTCCGGCATGCGGGAGGAGCTGGAGCGCTCCTCCGCGCTGCAGGTCTCGGATCTGCTCGCAGCCGAGCAGGAGGTGCTGCCCCTGCAGGAGAAGCTGGCCGCGGTCCGCAGCGAGCTGGACAAGCTGCCGGGCTATCTTGAGGAGCTCGAGCGGCTCCCCTCCCGGATCGAGACCCTGCGGGCCGAGACCGGGCGCGAGCTGGCCGCCTCGGGGCTGCGGCCGGCCGAGGCGTGGGACCCGTACGCTCCGCTCGCGGAGGCGCAGCGGTCCGGCGAAGCGATGAGGCGGGCGCTGGAGCGCGGCTCCCTCGAGGAAGCCGGCAGCGCCTCGGCCGCCATCGCCGGCCTGCTGGAGCGGGCGCGCGGCGAAGCGGCCGGCCGGGCCGCCCTGCGGGATGCGGTAACCGGCCGCCTGCAGCAGATCGAAGCGGCGCTGACGGCCTATGCCGCGGCGGACCGCACGTACCCGGAGGAGCGGACCAAGGCCCAGGCCGAGTTCGCCGAGAAGCACTGGGGCCCGGCGGAGGAGAGCTACCGCTCGCTGAAGACGGCGGCAGCCGGGCTGCGGCAGGGCCTCGAGGCGGCCCGGCCGCTGGCCTCGCCGCAGACTCAGGCGTATACGGAGGCCGGCCGGCTTACAGAGGAGCTGCTCCTGCGGCTCAAGGAGGCGGAGGCGCTGTATGCGGCAGTGCTCGGCGTGTACACCGGGCCGTCGCGGCGGCTTCAGGAGCTCCGGGATGAGGAGGCGCAGGCGTGGTCGCTCTTCCGCAGCGGCAAGTCGCTGGCGGAAGCCCGCTCCCTCCCCCTCCACACCCAGGGGAACCGGCAGCTGGCGCTGCTGGAGCGCGAGCTCCACGGGCAGAAAGAGCATATCCATGCCGCGCTCGCCTCACCGCCCTACGATCTTGAGGAGCTCGCCGCGCTCATCGCGCGCCTATCCTCCGATGCGCGCGCCTATCAGGCCGGCATCTCGCGGATGGCCGAGGAGAAGGAGCAGGCGGAGCGGATGCTGCGCGAGGTGCATGCCCGGTACCAGGCCGTGGCTCTGCGGGCCGGCTCCCGGCTTACGCATACCGGCTACACGCGCAGCTATGCGGCGAACATGAGCGAGATTCAGAACCTGTTCGTGCTGGGGCTCTACGGAGATGCGCTGCAGCGGCTGGCCGCGGCCGACCAGGCCGTCTCCCAGCTGGACATGGCTTATCACGCCCTGCTGCAGGAGGAGCAGCGGCAGATCCCTGATGCGCCAGAGGTCCTCCGGGTACGGCGGAGGCTGGAGCAGCGGCGGACGTTCCTCCGGCGGCGGCAGCTGGGGAGGCGGCGGTGGTGGCGGACGCTCCTCCGGCGGGGGCGGCTGGTAGCAGGCGCGGGCAGGGCGTGCCCCCCGTGACGGCCGGCTGGCACCGCGGGCGGGGCCGCTCCGGCGCGATCCCCGGCAGATTCAGCGGGCGGTCGCGGCCCCTCTGCCGCGGGCCTCAAGAGAATCCGCCGCTTCCGGAGTCTCTCCGGGAGCCCTCACAGCAGCCGGCCTGCCGCCAGCAGCGTAAAAGCCGCCCGGTCCATGGACCGGGCGGCTTTTTGCTGTGAATGAATCATGTATGTAGCTGGCATAACCCTTGGCATAACCTGCGGGGAAACGGAACCTTTCAGCGAAGCGACCTGCGCGCCGTTTCGATCAGCGTCCTGGCTTGGTCAATACTGCGGAACGACTTGTCGATCTGTTCGGAATTCCGGTGGACTGCACGCCTGATGTTGTGGTAATGCGCTGTCGCTTTGCCAACGACATTCAAACTGACATCCATCAACTTGTCGGTTCTCTGCATTAGCTGCCCCTCATCATCCAAGAACGTTTGCATTTGCAGCACCTCCCCTAACCGGCCCTCGCTTGACGGACCTTTCCTATTTATTACCCGCCATCCCTCTGCTTGAACCACCGGACATCAAAAATTAAGGAATGATGATCCCTCAATCCTCTGCGGCCCCACCGTACCAAAGGTGATTTTCATCCCCGGCGCGTAGGCCAGGGGCGAATCCACCTGAAACCGCTCGGCGTACAACCGCTCCGCCTCATACTGCGCTTCCGCTTCCCGAAGGCTCAGCCCCCGGTCCAGAAGCCCCTGCACAAAGTCCCCGCGCTCCCCCGGCATCGTGCCGACTCCCTCCTGCTTCAGCGCGTGGAACAGCTCCTGCCGCTCCCTTCACCGGACAGCGGATCCAGAAAGTTCACCTTGTCGCTGACCCGGCACTCCACGTTCCGAAGCCCCAGCCTGTTGAAATAAGCCGGAAAGCTTAAGACCGATATTGCCGTCCCTCCCCGTCCGCTGCCTGCCGTCTTCATACAGCTTCTGCAGTACCCCAAGGGGGACCACCTCCGACGCATCCCCTTCACCGGACTGGTGACCGGCCATGCCGCCGATCCAATGCGGCTCAAAGCAGATTACGCGCCCGCCTTCCCGCACACAGCCGGCCATCCGGCCCAGCGTCCGTACGGGGTCGGGCAGATGCAGGAGCAGCGCATGGCAGACGGCCAGATCATACCGGCGGTCCAGTTCCACCTCACCCTCGAGGTCGGCTTCAATAAATTCGGCGCGGTAAAAGGTGCCCTGGAAGGCATCCCGGGCCCGCTTCAGCAGCTCCCCGGACCGGTCGATCCCCGTGTAGGTCGATCCTTCCGGAAGGAGAGGCAGCAGCTTTAGGCCAAGGTAGCCGTAGCCGCAGCCGAAATCGATCATATCGACGGGCCGGTGGAGCTTCCATACGATTCTCACGAGAAACTCCAGATAATCCTCATTGTAATAAAGGTCCCGTGTATCCCGCAGGTAGTCATACCGGTCGTCCCAGACCCATTTCTTCTCCGATGTCATGGCAGCCTCCCCGTCTCCCCGTCTTCCCGTCTTCCCACTCAAAATACATCAGGTCCTCATCATAGAACGTACCGTCATAGTGCAGCGATCTCGGCTCCGTGCCGTATACCTGAAAGCCTGCGGAAGCATACAGCCTGCACGCGCCGCCATCCGTACGGATCACGCCGAGATTGACCCTGCGGATCCCCGGCAGAAGGCGGGCCCGGTTCAACAGGGCCTCAACCAGCGCCCGTCCTGCGCCCTGTCTCCGGACCCGCGCCGTAACGTACATGCCCCAGAGGATGCCCTTGTGGCTCAGCTTCGGCTTGTCGTTCGGCTGGAAGCCGGCCATGCCGACCAGCTCCCCCTCCGCATCGAAGGCGCCCAGTACGAAGCTTCCTCTCGCTCCGGACAGGAGGAGGGCCGCCTCCTCGACGCTCTTGGACCGCCAATCCGCTTCATCCGCAGAGAAAGCGGCGGGGTGCTCTCTCAGGGCCTCCAGCCGAAGCTTCAGGAACGCCTCTGCATCCTCCGGACTCAGGGGTCTGACCGACGCCATCACGCTTCCTCCTCTCCCGTACGGCCGTGGAATACGACCTCCTGCTCCGTTTCCTCGGTCCTTCGGTACGCTTCGGCCAGTCCGATCTCGCCGGCCAGAGCCTTCGGCACCCGCTTCTGGCGGACGGAGGTACGGAATGTATGCTCAAACGGGTTCGGCGCCATCTCGATCTCCGACTTGCTGATCCACCTGGCCGCCAGTATGCCCGAGCCATCCGGGTGAAAGGACTCCGATTGTCCGAACCCTGTCCGGTACGGCGGATATTCCTGCTCCTTGCCCGCACCCGGCTCATTTAACGTCACATACAAAGAGATGCGGTCGCACAGCTTCAGCAGGCTGAACGGCTTTTGCAGCTCCTTCGCCCCCGGGATACCCAGCTCCTTCCGAATCCGCTCCTGCCTGCCGGTTTCGTAACGGTGGAATGCACTGCTTTCCTCATCCGTGCTGCCCTCGACAAAGGCGGCATAGTGCATGCTGCACAGCAGGGCGGCGTACGGATTAAGCTCCTCCACCTGATCCAGCCCCAGCCGGTAATGGGTCAGCTTGGGCAGCAGCGGATAGTCGATGAACGAGTAAGGCGCCGAAGCGCGGTCGTTCCAGACCGGCGTCTCATCGAGCCGCACCCAGCCCAGATCATGCTGATATACGGCCGTCACGAGGTCCTCGAAGTGCGGGTCCCCCTCAAAAAAAGGCCGGAAGCGCCGGGCCGCATCCCCTGACAAACGGGCATGCTCATGCTGCGCCGTCAGCACCCAGGCGTCCCCGGTATCACGTACGATCATGCGGATCCCCTCTCTTTCCTCAGCTAACCGGCTCTTGTGCCAGTTTCGTCTCATACATCTTTGGAGACAAGATAAGAATCGAGCC containing:
- a CDS encoding response regulator; protein product: MNPKEVKIMLCDDSLLVRKKLKSALEEQGYTGILEASDGLEAVALCREQKPDLVLMDIVMPRKDGIEALKEIKEFDKSIHVVMVSSVGTQGNLIKALKAGADNFMQKPVTIEALNELIHKMAQDRREA
- a CDS encoding septation ring formation regulator EzrA translates to MNKLISLTLTLVFLLGSPVSAADVPPKSGAVQDTAGMLSGRSLSALERAAEGPYSFHVLTVESLQGRPADAYATSVYRAWNLQREDVLVLLSESDRRIEVQFENPGLQRRLDALPADYDRDGLRESSIDEWVGAHFLPHAQQGDFAAGLLELMQSGQQLASSVPATGTPSGAGTAAGVSPGFGGLLPLLAGGLVLLLAGWFVMALLKRRRLSALQEELTGSAKTLIVEISRTQEALTPIRELYPGERTSEAADRLEEELTALSAEVQGRLERISGYAVPLLGAGSAARDLEAVRAELAAFRTRFEEARREVDHLAGLDRSISEEIGKLQSKAAAAEARVAELSARHGLPMDELKADLSGMREELERSSALQVSDLLAAEQEVLPLQEKLAAVRSELDKLPGYLEELERLPSRIETLRAETGRELAASGLRPAEAWDPYAPLAEAQRSGEAMRRALERGSLEEAGSASAAIAGLLERARGEAAGRAALRDAVTGRLQQIEAALTAYAAADRTYPEERTKAQAEFAEKHWGPAEESYRSLKTAAAGLRQGLEAARPLASPQTQAYTEAGRLTEELLLRLKEAEALYAAVLGVYTGPSRRLQELRDEEAQAWSLFRSGKSLAEARSLPLHTQGNRQLALLERELHGQKEHIHAALASPPYDLEELAALIARLSSDARAYQAGISRMAEEKEQAERMLREVHARYQAVALRAGSRLTHTGYTRSYAANMSEIQNLFVLGLYGDALQRLAAADQAVSQLDMAYHALLQEEQRQIPDAPEVLRVRRRLEQRRTFLRRRQLGRRRWWRTLLRRGRLVAGAGRACPP
- a CDS encoding DUF3891 family protein, giving the protein MIVRDTGDAWVLTAQHEHARLSGDAARRFRPFFEGDPHFEDLVTAVYQHDLGWVRLDETPVWNDRASAPYSFIDYPLLPKLTHYRLGLDQVEELNPYAALLCSMHYAAFVEGSTDEESSAFHRYETGRQERIRKELGIPGAKELQKPFSLLKLCDRISLYVTLNEPGAGKEQEYPPYRTGFGQSESFHPDGSGILAARWISKSEIEMAPNPFEHTFRTSVRQKRVPKALAGEIGLAEAYRRTEETEQEVVFHGRTGEEEA
- a CDS encoding GNAT family N-acetyltransferase; amino-acid sequence: MASVRPLSPEDAEAFLKLRLEALREHPAAFSADEADWRSKSVEEAALLLSGARGSFVLGAFDAEGELVGMAGFQPNDKPKLSHKGILWGMYVTARVRRQGAGRALVEALLNRARLLPGIRRVNLGVIRTDGGACRLYASAGFQVYGTEPRSLHYDGTFYDEDLMYFEWEDGKTGRRGGCHDIGEEMGLGRPV